In Helianthus annuus cultivar XRQ/B chromosome 3, HanXRQr2.0-SUNRISE, whole genome shotgun sequence, a single window of DNA contains:
- the LOC110941346 gene encoding probable sphingolipid transporter spinster homolog 2 — MGAAEEGSDKRVKNEEYTNPFDDPVENDSTDSLESSWFTPKRLLVLFCVINLVTYLDRGVIASTGVNGVPETCNSNGECTHGTGIQGEFKLNNFKDGILSSAFMVGLLLASPIFASMAKSFNPFRLIAVGLSVWTLSAIGCGISIGFWTITVCRMLVGVGEASFISLAAPFIDENAPVTQRSAWLGIFYMCIPTGVALGYVYGGLVGGAYGWRYAFFGEAILMLPFVIMGFFMSPLQLKGISHDKDATSNKSLGSSHFSRFCEDVKSLLNEKIYVVNVLGYISYNFVIGAYSYWGPKAGYSIYHMTDADLLFGGITIVGGIVGTLTGGFVLDYMNSTIPNAFKLLSIATFFGAVFCFAAFCFKDMYMFIVFFLIGEILVFATQGPVNFVSIHSVDPSLKPLAMAMSTVSIHVFGDVPSSPLVGVMQDKLKNWRKSTLILTSVLFLAAGIWSIGIFLPSVDRYNDDNENPTAPSNENKAAKKTAVSPEP, encoded by the exons ATGGGTGCAGCAGAGGAAGGATCCGATAAGCGGGTAAAAAATGAGGAATATACCAATCCGTTTGATGATCCGGTCGAGAATGATTCGACTGATTCATTGGAGTCTTCATGGTTTACCCCTAAGAG GTTGCTTGTGTTATTCTGTGTGATAAACTTGGTAACGTATTTGGATCGTGGAGTGATCGCGAGTACGGGTGTGAATGGTGTTCCAGAAACCTGCAATTCAAATGGAGAATGCACACATGGTACTGGAATTCA GGGTGAGTTCAAATTGAATAATTTCAAGGATGGTATTCTATCTTCTGCTTTTATGGTTGGGCTTCTTTTGGCATCTCCAATATTTGCATCAATGGCCAAGAG CTTCAACCCCTTTAGGCTCATTGCAGTTGGGTTGTCAGTTTGGACGTTATCCGCAATTGGTTGTGGGATTTCCATTGGTTTTTGGACAATTACAGTTTGTCGAAT GCTAGTTGGTGTTGGGGAAGCTTCTTTCATAAGTCTCGCGGCTCCATTTATTGATGAAAACGCACCTGTAACTCAG AGATCAGCATGGCTGGGAATATTTTACATGTGTATACCTACTGGAGTTGCCCTTGGTTATGTTTACGGTGGATTG GTTGGAGGTGCTTATGGTTGGCGTTATGCATTTTTCGGTGAGGCAATTTTGATGTTGCCATTTGTTATTATGGGTTTTTTTATGAGTCCATTGCAACTCAAAG GTATTTCACATGATAAAGATGCCACTTCAAATAAATCTTTAGG gtctaGTCACTTTTCTAGGTTTTGTGAAGATGTAAAATCTCTTTTGAATGAGAAGATTTATGTAGTAAATGTTTTAG GTTATATTTCATACAATTTTGTCATAGGGGCTTATTCATATTGGGGACCCAAGGCTGGCTATAGCATATATCATATG ACAGACGCTGACTTGTTGTTCGGAGGGATAACAATCGTCGGTGGTATCGTGGGGACATTAACCGGCGGTTTTGTTCTGGATTATATGAATTCAACAATCCCTAATGCTTTTAAG CTTCTTTCAATAGCAACATTTTTTGGGGCAGTATTTTGCTTTGCTGCCTTTTGTTTCAAGGACATGTACATGTTTATAGTTTTCTTTCTAATTGGGGAGATACTGGTTTTCGCCACTCAG GGTCCAGTAAACTTTGTGTCTATTCATTCTGTTGACCCGAGCTTGAAACCATTGGCTATGGCTATGTCTACTGTCTCTATTCATGTCTTTGGTGATGTGCCTTCATCTCCACTTGTTGGTGTTATGCAG gacaagctaaaaaactggAGAAAATCTACTTTGATCTTGACTTCAGTACTGTTTTTGGCAGCTGGAATATGGTCTATAG GCATCTTTCTTCCTAGCGTTGATAGATATAACGACGATAACGAGAACCCAACAGCACCTTCAAATGAGAACAAGGCGGCCAAAAAAACTGCAGTTTCTCCCGAGCCATGA
- the LOC110941347 gene encoding soluble inorganic pyrophosphatase 6, chloroplastic gives MAAARVMASTTIIGASSSALFKAAVASPFFKPQSVTFRFNNSPKLALKKRGFACSALYKPDVQIKEEGLPETLDYRVFFVDDSGKKVSPWHDIPLHTGDGAFNFIVEIPKETSAKMEVATDEIYTPIKQDTKKGKLRYYPYNINWNYGLLPQTWEDPSLANPEVDGAFGDNDPVDVVEIGEKRGNVGQLMKVKPLGCLAMIDEGELDWKIIAISLDDPKASLVNDVDDVEKHFPGTLTAIRDWFRDYKIPDGKPANNFSLGNKAANKDYALKVITETNESWAKLVKRTTPAGELSLV, from the exons ATGGCAGCCGCTAGAGTGATGGCATCAACAACAATCATTGGCGCATCATCTTCCGCACTCTTTAAAGCCGCTGTTGCATCTCCATTCTTCAAGCCTCAATCTGTAACCTTTCGCTTCAATAACAGCCCCAAATTAGCTCTAAAAAAGAGGGGTTTTGCCTGTTCAGCGCTTTACAAACCTGATGTTCAGATCAAGGAGGAAGGACTGCCTGAAACCCTAGATTACAGAGTATTTTTTGTTGATGATTCTGGCAAAAAG GTTTCACCATGGCATGATATACCGTTGCACACAGGTGATGGAGCGTTTAACTTTATCGTTGAAATTCCTAAAGAGACGAGTGCAAAAATGGAGGTTGCTACAGATGAAATATACACACCCATTAAGCAAGATACCAAAAAAGGGAAACTTAGATACTACCC TTACAATATTAACTGGAACTACGGATTGCTACCACAAACATGGGAAGATCCATCATTGGCGAATCCTGAAGTTGATGGAGCATTTGGAGACAATGATCCAG TTGATGTCGTTGAAATTGGTGAAAAGCGTGGGAATGTGGGTCAACTCATGAAGGTCAAACCCTTGGGTTGTTTAGCTATGATTGACGAGGGAGAACTTGACTGGAAGATTATTGCAATTTCATTGGATGATCCGAAGGCTTCACTTGTTAATGATGTCGATGACGTTGAGAAGCATTTTCCG GGTACTCTAACGGCAATCAGAGACTGGTTCAGGGACTACAAGATCCCTGACGGCAAGCCCGCCAACAACTTCAGTCTCGGAAACAAAGCAGCTAATAAG GATTACGCTCTAAAGGTGATCACCGAGACAAACGAGTCATGGGCTAAGCTTGTGAAAAGAACAACCCCAGCCGGGGAACTTTCACTTGTGTAG